Proteins encoded in a region of the Streptomyces sp. NBC_01471 genome:
- a CDS encoding acyl carrier protein: MSELHPTLVDVLTNTFKVPAVELRPEATMDDLEMDSLAVAELGVIVKETLGVEADADSAYKGATLGRISEFLTEATAAGAR; the protein is encoded by the coding sequence ATGTCCGAGCTGCACCCGACCCTTGTCGATGTCCTGACCAACACCTTCAAGGTCCCCGCCGTCGAACTCCGTCCCGAGGCCACCATGGACGACCTGGAGATGGACTCCCTCGCCGTCGCGGAGCTCGGGGTCATCGTCAAGGAGACGCTCGGTGTCGAAGCCGACGCCGACTCCGCCTACAAGGGAGCCACGCTCGGGCGGATCAGCGAGTTCCTGACCGAAGCCACCGCGGCCGGCGCCCGATGA
- a CDS encoding beta-ketoacyl-[acyl-carrier-protein] synthase family protein, whose product MTFPPVAVTGLGMITPAGNDTDSTWLGVCAGRSTARTVPGLEGCAIDFACPVTGIDLAEAVGGRTVYRMGRYVRLAVLAAEEAVADAGLSPADWDGTRVAVVIGTSSAGSTGLYEQSVALERRGPEGISPLGTLLTVPNMAAAEVAIRLRTTGPSLAPCTACSSGATALSVARDLLVTGQCDIAVAGATESIIDRLAVTGFARSGAGAVRAGEEPPAISRPFAADRRGLVMGEGAAVMVLEREADALSRNVAPRALLAGTGATTDAYHPTSPRPDGSVARAAVDAALRDAGWCAADVGHVNAHGTSTLLNDATEAGLIARAYPHRPPVTAPKGVLGHCMGAAGAIEAGLTVLTLQHGLVPPVANLTAPAPEFDIDCVTKQPRRVRVSRAVSHSFGFGGHNAVLAFQRA is encoded by the coding sequence ATGACGTTCCCTCCTGTCGCCGTCACCGGTCTGGGCATGATCACCCCGGCCGGCAACGACACGGACTCCACCTGGCTCGGTGTGTGTGCGGGCCGTTCCACCGCCCGTACCGTTCCCGGACTCGAAGGCTGCGCCATCGACTTCGCCTGCCCGGTCACCGGAATCGACCTGGCGGAAGCCGTCGGCGGGCGGACCGTCTACCGCATGGGGCGCTATGTCAGGCTCGCGGTGCTCGCCGCCGAGGAGGCCGTCGCCGACGCCGGACTCTCCCCGGCCGACTGGGACGGCACCCGGGTCGCCGTCGTCATCGGGACCAGCAGCGCGGGCTCGACCGGACTGTACGAGCAGTCGGTCGCCCTGGAGCGCCGGGGGCCCGAGGGGATCTCGCCCCTGGGCACCCTGCTCACGGTCCCCAACATGGCGGCCGCCGAGGTCGCCATCCGGCTGCGGACCACCGGGCCGAGTCTGGCGCCCTGCACCGCCTGCTCGTCCGGGGCCACCGCGCTCTCGGTGGCCCGCGATCTGCTGGTCACCGGGCAGTGCGACATCGCCGTCGCCGGTGCCACCGAATCGATCATCGACCGGCTGGCCGTGACGGGCTTCGCACGGTCGGGGGCCGGTGCGGTGCGGGCCGGGGAGGAACCCCCGGCCATCAGCCGCCCGTTCGCCGCCGACCGGCGGGGGCTCGTGATGGGGGAGGGTGCGGCCGTCATGGTCCTGGAGCGCGAGGCCGACGCACTGTCCCGGAACGTCGCCCCGCGCGCCCTGCTGGCCGGGACCGGTGCCACCACCGACGCGTACCACCCGACCAGCCCCCGGCCCGACGGCTCCGTCGCGCGGGCCGCGGTGGACGCGGCTCTGCGCGACGCGGGCTGGTGCGCTGCGGACGTCGGCCATGTCAACGCCCACGGCACGTCGACCCTGCTCAACGACGCCACCGAGGCCGGGCTGATCGCCCGCGCCTATCCGCACCGGCCCCCGGTGACCGCGCCCAAGGGTGTGCTCGGTCACTGCATGGGTGCGGCGGGCGCCATCGAGGCCGGGCTGACCGTCCTCACTCTTCAGCACGGACTCGTCCCGCCGGTCGCCAATCTGACCGCCCCCGCGCCCGAGTTCGACATCGACTGCGTGACCAAACAGCCCCGCCGGGTACGGGTGTCGCGCGCGGTCAGCCACTCCTTCGGCTTCGGCGGGCACAACGCCGTGCTCGCCTTCCAGCGCGCCTGA
- a CDS encoding small ribosomal subunit Rsm22 family protein — protein MNDSLPTAEALRTALAGLLDGLPPKQAAQAVERLIANYRGTTPTGTPLLRDRSDVAAYAAYRMPATFEAVRSALDAFRAAVPGWVPARHTDVGGGTGAASWAVAGAWDDPDVRGAGDGPDGVDSAGTRRTTVLDWAEPALVLGRELAERSGSSALRAADWQRSRIGPGLTLESTDLVTVSYVLGELTEAGRTAVVDAAAQAAQAVVVVEPGTPDGYLRIMAARDRLTAAGLRTAAPCPHSDACPIERGTDWCHFSARVSRSSLHRKVKGGSLAYEDEKFSYVAAFRGEVATVPARVVRKPQIRKGLVQLELCTETGGLTRETVSKRHGDLYRAARDTAWGDAWPPPHA, from the coding sequence GTGAACGACTCCCTCCCCACCGCCGAAGCCCTGCGCACCGCCCTCGCCGGGCTCCTCGACGGGCTGCCGCCCAAACAGGCCGCCCAGGCCGTCGAGCGGCTGATCGCCAACTACCGGGGGACCACCCCCACCGGAACCCCGCTCCTGCGCGACCGCTCGGACGTCGCCGCGTACGCCGCGTACCGGATGCCCGCCACGTTCGAAGCCGTACGGTCGGCTCTCGACGCCTTCCGGGCCGCCGTGCCCGGGTGGGTGCCCGCCCGGCACACGGATGTCGGCGGGGGCACCGGTGCGGCGAGCTGGGCGGTGGCGGGGGCCTGGGACGACCCGGACGTGCGCGGCGCGGGGGACGGCCCGGACGGGGTGGACAGCGCGGGGACCCGGCGTACCACCGTGCTGGACTGGGCGGAGCCCGCGCTCGTGCTCGGCCGTGAACTCGCCGAGCGCTCCGGCTCGTCCGCGCTGCGCGCGGCCGACTGGCAGCGCTCTCGTATCGGACCGGGACTCACACTGGAGAGCACTGATCTGGTGACGGTCTCGTACGTCCTGGGTGAGCTGACCGAGGCCGGGCGCACCGCCGTGGTGGACGCGGCCGCGCAGGCGGCCCAGGCGGTCGTCGTGGTCGAACCCGGCACACCCGACGGCTATCTGCGGATCATGGCGGCCCGGGACCGGCTGACCGCGGCCGGACTGCGGACCGCCGCACCCTGCCCGCACAGCGACGCCTGCCCCATCGAGCGCGGCACCGACTGGTGCCACTTCTCGGCCCGGGTGAGCAGGTCCTCGCTGCACCGGAAGGTCAAGGGCGGCTCGCTGGCGTACGAGGACGAGAAGTTCAGCTATGTCGCCGCGTTCCGGGGCGAGGTGGCGACCGTCCCGGCCCGGGTCGTACGCAAACCGCAGATCCGTAAGGGCCTGGTCCAGCTGGAACTGTGCACGGAGACGGGCGGCCTCACCCGCGAGACCGTCTCCAAGCGCCACGGCGATCTCTACCGCGCGGCCAGGGACACGGCGTGGGGCGACGCCTGGCCGCCGCCCCACGCCTGA
- the ddaH gene encoding dimethylargininase translates to MAAAGCTPAAHVRREEPSLPRDARPRRYLMCPPAHFRVTYSINPWMDPSKPVELPLALAQWEILRDRYRSLGHTVEILDPGPGLPDMVFAANGATVIDGRVLGARFAHAERADEAEAHVEWFRAHGFTGIHRPAHVNEGEGDFAVTASYILAGRGFRSSPLSHDEAQEFFGRPVIGLDLVDPRYYHLDTALSVLDDAADEIMYYPDAFSPGSRSVLARLFPDALIAAPEDAAALGLNAVSDGRHVLLPQAAVGLYAPLRARGFEPLGMDLSELLKGGGSVKCCTQELRS, encoded by the coding sequence ATGGCAGCAGCCGGCTGCACACCCGCAGCCCATGTCCGCCGTGAGGAGCCCTCATTGCCTCGTGACGCCAGACCCCGGCGCTATCTGATGTGCCCACCGGCACACTTCAGGGTGACGTACTCCATCAACCCGTGGATGGACCCTTCAAAACCGGTCGAACTGCCCCTGGCCCTCGCCCAGTGGGAGATCCTGCGCGACCGCTACCGCTCGCTCGGCCACACGGTCGAGATCCTGGACCCCGGGCCCGGCCTGCCCGACATGGTCTTCGCGGCCAACGGCGCGACGGTGATCGACGGGCGCGTGCTCGGCGCCCGCTTCGCCCACGCGGAGCGCGCCGATGAGGCCGAGGCGCATGTGGAGTGGTTCCGCGCACACGGCTTCACCGGGATCCACCGGCCCGCTCATGTGAATGAGGGCGAGGGCGACTTCGCCGTCACCGCCTCGTACATCCTGGCCGGGCGGGGCTTCCGCTCCAGCCCGCTCTCGCACGACGAGGCCCAGGAGTTCTTCGGCCGCCCGGTGATCGGCCTCGATCTGGTCGACCCGCGCTACTACCACCTCGATACGGCGCTGAGCGTCCTGGACGACGCGGCGGACGAGATCATGTACTACCCGGACGCGTTCTCACCCGGCAGCCGTTCCGTCCTGGCCCGGCTCTTCCCCGACGCACTGATCGCGGCCCCGGAGGACGCCGCGGCGCTGGGGCTCAACGCGGTGAGCGACGGCCGTCATGTGCTGCTGCCGCAGGCCGCCGTCGGCCTCTACGCACCCTTGCGGGCCCGCGGGTTCGAGCCGCTCGGGATGGATCTGAGCGAGCTGCTCAAGGGCGGCGGCAGCGTCAAGTGCTGTACGCAGGAGCTGCGTTCGTAG
- a CDS encoding TetR/AcrR family transcriptional regulator: protein MADSPSPDPSPEVKRPGRAPDATRRSERSRRAILDAALALVGEVGYNKLTIESIAARAGVGKQTIYRWWPSKAAVLLDASVALAGDAETEGEWGGFPDTGDIAADLKHVLRLTVDQFNDERYEAPARALTAAGATDPELGRRFTRELLEPALGLYEERLRSGVAAGQIGPDVDLRIAVEMLVGPLTHRWLQRTAPLTHAFADTCVDQVLRGIGARPDGG from the coding sequence ATGGCCGACTCCCCGTCCCCCGACCCGTCCCCCGAAGTGAAGCGGCCCGGCAGGGCACCGGACGCCACCCGCCGCAGCGAACGCTCACGCCGGGCGATCCTCGACGCGGCGCTCGCCCTGGTCGGGGAGGTCGGCTACAACAAGCTGACCATCGAGTCCATCGCCGCCCGGGCCGGAGTGGGGAAGCAGACGATCTACCGCTGGTGGCCGTCGAAGGCGGCCGTCCTGCTCGACGCGTCGGTCGCCCTCGCCGGGGACGCCGAGACCGAGGGCGAGTGGGGCGGTTTCCCCGACACCGGGGACATCGCCGCCGACCTCAAGCATGTGCTGCGGCTCACCGTCGACCAGTTCAACGACGAGAGGTACGAGGCCCCCGCCCGCGCTCTGACCGCGGCCGGGGCCACCGATCCGGAACTCGGCAGGCGCTTCACCCGCGAGCTGCTCGAACCGGCCCTCGGGCTGTACGAGGAGCGGCTGCGGTCCGGTGTCGCGGCCGGGCAGATCGGTCCGGACGTGGACCTCAGGATCGCCGTGGAGATGCTGGTCGGGCCGCTCACCCACCGCTGGCTCCAGCGCACCGCTCCGCTCACCCACGCCTTCGCCGACACCTGTGTGGACCAGGTGCTCCGCGGCATCGGGGCCCGTCCGGACGGTGGCTGA
- a CDS encoding bifunctional DNA primase/polymerase: MGTEFGRDRGPASRMTQWLRRRPKQSPDDPLNREKLFVAAAEAGLPLSPAAHPVGYRCSCDRVGCPTPARHPLSFAWQTQSTTDRAQVERWVRNQPEANFITATGMVLDVLDVPLDAGRSALERLLADGIQVGPVAQSGSDRMLFFTATRGTPEDEDEWWPCELDCHPETMDEHPGLRWHCRGSYVLVPPARLPGGAGVDWVRGLEHPLPDPLTLLETLTDACARHADGDQDAHAVAWPLGR, translated from the coding sequence ATGGGAACAGAGTTCGGCCGAGACCGTGGCCCGGCGAGCAGGATGACCCAGTGGCTGCGCCGCCGCCCCAAACAGTCCCCCGACGACCCCCTCAACCGCGAGAAGCTCTTCGTCGCCGCCGCCGAAGCCGGGCTGCCGCTGTCGCCTGCCGCCCATCCCGTCGGATACCGGTGTTCCTGCGACCGGGTGGGCTGTCCCACCCCGGCCAGGCACCCCCTCTCCTTCGCCTGGCAGACGCAGTCCACGACCGACCGCGCCCAGGTCGAGCGCTGGGTCCGCAACCAGCCCGAGGCCAACTTCATCACCGCGACCGGCATGGTCCTCGACGTCCTCGACGTGCCGCTCGACGCGGGGCGCAGCGCGCTGGAGCGACTGCTCGCCGACGGGATCCAGGTGGGACCCGTCGCCCAGTCGGGCAGCGACCGGATGCTCTTCTTCACCGCCACCCGGGGTACGCCCGAGGACGAGGACGAGTGGTGGCCGTGTGAGCTGGACTGCCACCCGGAGACCATGGACGAGCACCCCGGCCTGCGCTGGCACTGCCGCGGCAGCTATGTGCTCGTACCGCCCGCCCGGCTGCCCGGAGGCGCCGGAGTGGACTGGGTCCGCGGACTCGAACATCCGCTGCCCGACCCGCTGACCCTGCTGGAGACGCTCACCGACGCCTGCGCACGCCATGCCGACGGCGATCAGGACGCGCACGCGGTGGCGTGGCCCCTCGGCCGCTGA
- the efeU gene encoding iron uptake transporter permease EfeU has protein sequence MFGNYLIGLREGLEASLVVCILIAYLVKTGRRDALRPVWIGISTAVLVALAFGFALEFGSQELTFKAQEGLGGSLSVVAVGLVTWMVFWMRRTARHLKAELHGKLDTALQMGTGALVATAFLAVGREGLETALFIWSSVHTSTDGAQGPMIGALLGILSAVVLGWLFYRGAVRINLSKFFTWTGGMLVVVAAGVLAYGFHDLQEADFLPGLQSLAFDISSAVPPDSWYGTLLKGVFNFQPDPTVLQATVWVLYLVPTLVFFFAPVGFTTSSKAAGSQEQKATHGQAGAADSGARDDGGDVADGERVHDGARRAGGRTVSDEG, from the coding sequence GTGTTCGGCAACTATCTGATCGGTCTGCGCGAGGGGCTCGAAGCGAGCCTGGTCGTGTGCATCCTCATCGCCTATCTGGTCAAGACCGGCCGGCGGGACGCGCTGCGCCCGGTGTGGATCGGTATCTCCACCGCGGTCCTGGTGGCGCTCGCCTTCGGCTTCGCGCTCGAATTCGGTTCGCAGGAGCTGACGTTCAAGGCCCAGGAGGGGCTCGGCGGTTCGCTGTCGGTCGTCGCGGTGGGCCTGGTGACCTGGATGGTCTTCTGGATGCGGCGCACCGCGCGGCACCTCAAGGCCGAACTCCACGGCAAGCTCGACACCGCGTTGCAGATGGGCACGGGCGCGCTGGTCGCGACGGCGTTCCTGGCCGTGGGCCGGGAGGGCCTGGAGACCGCGCTGTTCATCTGGTCCTCGGTGCACACCTCGACCGACGGCGCCCAGGGGCCGATGATCGGGGCCCTGCTCGGCATCCTCAGCGCCGTGGTGCTCGGGTGGCTCTTCTACCGGGGCGCGGTCCGCATCAACCTGTCGAAGTTCTTCACCTGGACCGGCGGGATGCTGGTGGTCGTGGCCGCGGGTGTGCTGGCGTACGGCTTCCACGACCTCCAGGAGGCCGACTTCCTCCCCGGCCTGCAGAGCCTGGCGTTCGACATCAGCTCGGCCGTGCCGCCGGACAGCTGGTACGGGACGCTCCTGAAGGGCGTGTTCAACTTCCAGCCCGACCCGACGGTGCTCCAGGCAACGGTATGGGTGCTGTACCTGGTCCCCACGCTCGTGTTCTTCTTCGCCCCGGTAGGGTTCACCACGTCCTCGAAGGCAGCGGGATCGCAGGAGCAGAAGGCAACTCATGGGCAGGCTGGGGCGGCTGACAGCGGGGCTCGCGACGACGGCGGCGATGTCGCTGACGGCGAGCGGGTGCATGACGGTGCACGGCGAGCTGGAGGTCGTACCGTCAGCGACGAAGGCTGA
- the efeB gene encoding iron uptake transporter deferrochelatase/peroxidase subunit, which translates to MADESSVPSPTVPSPTRRSLIGWGGAGLAVGAVAAGGAVAALRTGDSTAPVAESGAAVPFHGAHQAGIATAVQDRLHFASFDVTTDDRAELIQLLKDWTAAAALMTQGHTVGDGAYGGLAEAPPDDTGEALGLKPSRLTLTVGFGPKLFEKGRFGLSDRRPEALVDLPEFPGDNLEATRSGGDLCVQACADDPQVAVHAIRNLARIGFGKIAIRWSQLGFGKTSSTTPDAQTPRNMMGFKDGTRNISGTDTAALKQHVWAAEKGGAAWMTGGSYLVARRIRMHIETWDRASLQEQEDVFGRDKGEGAPVGKAKERDAPFLKAMLPTSHVRLAHPDSNHGIRILRRGYSFTDGTDGLGRLDAGLFFLAYQKDTRQGFIPLQRGLARHDALNEYIQHVGSAHFAVPPGVRDKSDWWGRALFA; encoded by the coding sequence ATGGCTGACGAGAGCAGCGTCCCTTCCCCGACCGTCCCTTCCCCGACCAGGCGTTCCCTGATCGGCTGGGGCGGTGCCGGACTGGCGGTCGGGGCGGTGGCGGCGGGCGGTGCCGTCGCCGCGCTGCGCACCGGCGACAGCACCGCTCCGGTGGCGGAGTCCGGCGCGGCCGTGCCCTTCCACGGCGCGCACCAGGCCGGTATCGCCACCGCGGTCCAGGACCGGCTGCACTTCGCGTCGTTCGACGTGACGACGGACGACCGCGCCGAGCTGATCCAGCTGCTCAAGGACTGGACGGCGGCGGCGGCCCTGATGACGCAGGGCCACACCGTGGGCGACGGGGCGTACGGCGGTCTCGCCGAGGCCCCGCCGGACGACACCGGTGAGGCGCTCGGTCTGAAGCCGTCCCGGCTGACGCTGACGGTGGGCTTCGGCCCCAAGCTCTTCGAGAAGGGCCGGTTCGGCCTGTCGGACCGGCGCCCCGAAGCTCTGGTCGATCTGCCGGAGTTCCCCGGTGACAATCTCGAAGCGACGCGCAGCGGCGGGGACTTGTGCGTCCAGGCATGCGCGGACGACCCGCAGGTCGCGGTGCACGCGATCCGCAACCTGGCCAGGATCGGCTTCGGGAAGATCGCGATCCGCTGGTCGCAGCTGGGTTTCGGCAAGACCTCGTCGACCACCCCGGACGCCCAGACCCCGCGCAACATGATGGGCTTCAAGGACGGCACCCGGAACATCTCGGGCACCGACACGGCCGCGCTGAAGCAGCATGTGTGGGCGGCGGAGAAGGGCGGGGCGGCCTGGATGACCGGCGGCTCCTATCTGGTGGCCCGCCGCATCCGGATGCACATCGAGACCTGGGACCGCGCCTCGCTCCAGGAGCAGGAGGACGTCTTCGGCCGTGACAAGGGCGAGGGCGCGCCGGTCGGCAAGGCCAAGGAGCGCGACGCGCCGTTCCTGAAGGCGATGCTGCCGACCTCGCACGTGCGGCTCGCCCATCCGGACAGCAACCACGGGATCCGGATCCTGCGCCGCGGCTACTCCTTCACCGACGGCACGGACGGCCTGGGGCGGCTGGACGCGGGGCTGTTCTTCCTGGCGTACCAGAAGGACACCCGCCAGGGGTTCATCCCGCTGCAACGTGGCCTGGCCCGCCATGACGCGCTCAACGAGTACATCCAGCACGTGGGTTCGGCGCACTTCGCCGTCCCGCCGGGTGTCCGTGACAAGAGCGACTGGTGGGGCCGTGCGCTGTTCGCCTGA
- the efeO gene encoding iron uptake system protein EfeO, translating into MRPVRLSVVTAATAVAALTAVTGCAEKSDAKAGGSGTVSVTASDSSCKVSKTEFPAGHVQFALENKGSKVTEVYLLFPDDRIVAERENIGPGLKQTLTAEVKAGSYEIACKPGMKDNGIRQKVTATGGQAVKRDPKLDAAVAAYRKYAQEQADATLPRVKVFTDAIRKGDLETAKKAYAPSRIGWERTEPVAESFGDIDPKTDTRADGLEKGQKWTGWHRLEKSLWQDKKIGATEKSLATELDTDLADWQKRVGTAAITPTSMANGAKELLDEVATGKITGEEDRYSHTDLVDFKANVEGAQQAYELLKPVASKNQPALTKELDKQFTALNSLLDHYRKDKTSYDFTPYDKVSEADRKQLSDAVNALAEPLSKLAAAVVTK; encoded by the coding sequence ATGCGACCCGTCCGACTCTCCGTCGTCACCGCCGCCACGGCCGTGGCCGCTCTGACCGCCGTCACGGGCTGTGCCGAGAAGAGCGACGCCAAGGCGGGTGGCAGCGGCACCGTCTCCGTCACCGCGAGCGACTCCTCCTGCAAGGTGTCCAAGACCGAGTTCCCGGCCGGGCACGTGCAGTTCGCCCTGGAGAACAAGGGGTCCAAGGTCACCGAGGTCTATCTGCTCTTCCCGGACGACCGCATCGTCGCGGAGCGCGAGAACATAGGCCCCGGCCTGAAGCAGACCCTGACCGCCGAGGTGAAGGCCGGTTCGTACGAGATCGCCTGCAAGCCCGGGATGAAGGACAACGGCATCCGCCAGAAGGTCACCGCCACCGGCGGCCAGGCCGTCAAGCGCGACCCGAAGCTGGACGCCGCGGTCGCCGCGTACCGCAAGTACGCCCAGGAGCAGGCCGACGCGACGCTGCCCAGGGTGAAGGTCTTCACCGACGCCATCCGCAAGGGCGACCTGGAAACCGCCAAGAAGGCGTACGCCCCCTCGCGCATCGGCTGGGAGCGCACCGAGCCGGTCGCCGAGTCCTTCGGCGACATCGACCCGAAGACGGACACCCGCGCGGACGGCCTGGAGAAGGGCCAGAAGTGGACCGGCTGGCACCGCCTGGAGAAGTCGCTCTGGCAGGACAAGAAGATCGGCGCCACCGAGAAGTCCCTCGCGACCGAGCTGGACACCGACCTGGCCGACTGGCAGAAGCGCGTGGGCACGGCCGCGATCACCCCGACCTCGATGGCCAACGGCGCCAAGGAACTGCTCGACGAGGTCGCCACCGGCAAGATCACCGGTGAGGAGGACCGCTACAGCCACACCGACCTGGTCGACTTCAAGGCGAACGTCGAGGGCGCACAGCAGGCGTACGAACTGCTGAAGCCGGTCGCGTCGAAGAACCAGCCGGCGCTGACCAAGGAGCTGGACAAGCAGTTCACCGCGCTGAACTCGCTGCTCGACCACTACCGCAAGGACAAGACCTCGTACGACTTCACGCCGTACGACAAGGTCTCCGAGGCGGACCGCAAGCAGCTGTCGGACGCCGTCAACGCCCTGGCCGAGCCGCTGTCGAAGCTCGCAGCGGCCGTGGTCACCAAGTAG